Proteins from a genomic interval of Zingiber officinale cultivar Zhangliang chromosome 1B, Zo_v1.1, whole genome shotgun sequence:
- the LOC122037987 gene encoding septin and tuftelin-interacting protein 1 homolog 1-like — protein sequence MGKFKAHTKGIGLKLMKKIGFKEGSGLGENEQGIVARVEAKLHPKNMGIGFNGYKEAKLPVLDEAPKEKMATQVVTGPSKEKRWLKQKRGRAEAEILTMDEPLAKKQEQDINAVQKVLDMMGPQVEVLMSLDNLNMETEMKENDVPTPELLQYNVRQIVESTELDIQKSDQWHRKQLHVMESIALVVEKIKADSLFKGLTLDSLLTTFKDLKEIFERFKKKIDLKEIKECPPKSLNAANIANDAISLVFGKESRGRVQEMGFRVTPSKNLSHGDIIDSTKCKLLHWSVHGVIAEGRIASTDPKVKVHHVPVNGTCWKVWIDRVDLIRPNDEMIFLKDAIGSTIT from the exons ATGGGGAAGTTTAAGGCGCACACCAAGGGAATAGGTTTGAAGCTGATGAAGAAGATAGGATTCAAGGAAGGGTCTGGATTGGGGGAAAATGAACAAGGCATAGTTGCCCGGGTAGAAGCTAAGCTCCATCCAAAGAACATGGGCATAGGATTCAACGGCTACAAGGAGGCTAAATTGCCTGTTTTGGATGAAGCGCCAAAGGAAAAGATGGCTACTCAAGTGGTAACAGGACCTTCAAAGGAGAAGAGGTGGTTAAAGCAAAAGCGAGGAAGAGCCGAAGCTGAGATTTTGACGATGGATGAGCCGCTAGCTAAAAAGCAGGAACAGGATATTAACGCTGTTCAGAAGGTTCTTGATATGATGGGACCACAAGTTGAGGTCTTGATGAGTCTAGATAATTTGAACATGGAGACTgagatgaaagagaatgatgttCCCACACCCGAGCTGCTCCAGTACAATGTTAGACAAATCGTGGAATCTACTGAGCTTGACATACAAAAGTCGGACCAATGGCACAGAAAGCAACTTCATGTTATGGAGTCAATTGCATTAGTCGTAGAAAAGATAAAAGCGGACAGTTTATTCAAGGGTTTGACGCTTGATTCATTGCTAACCACTTTCAAAGATCTAAAAGAGATCtttgaaagatttaaaaaaaaaatcgatttg aaagaaataaaagaatgtcCACCCAAATCTCTGAACGCAGCTAACATTGCTAATGATGCAATTAGCCTTGTATTTGGCAAGGAATCTCGAGGAAGAGTGCAAGAAATGGGATTTAGAGTTACACCATCAAAA AATTTGAGTCATGGAGATATCATTGATAGTACTAAATGTAAGCTGCTTCATTGGAGTGTTCATGGAGTTATTGCAGAAGGTCGAATTGCATCCACAGATCCAAAAGTAAAAGTGCATCACGTTCCTGTTAATGGAACTTGTTGGAAAGTTTGGATTGATAGAGTggacctaattcgaccaaatgatgaaatgaTTTTTCTCAAAGATGCAATAGGAAGCACAATTACTTAG